In Nicotiana tabacum cultivar K326 chromosome 19, ASM71507v2, whole genome shotgun sequence, one DNA window encodes the following:
- the LOC107801011 gene encoding peptidyl-prolyl cis-trans isomerase has protein sequence MANPKVFFDLTIGGAPAGRVVMELYADTVPKTAENFRALCTGEKGVGRMGKPLHYKGSTFHRVIPGFMCQGGDFTAGNGTGGESIYGAKFADENFKRKHTGPGILSMANAGPGTNGSQFFICTAKTEWLDGKHVVFGQVVEGYDVIKKAEAVGSGSGRCSKPVVVADCGQLS, from the coding sequence ATGGCAAACCCAAAGGTGTTCTTTGACCTTACCATCGGCGGCGCACCAGCTGGCCGTGTGGTGATGGAGCTCTATGCCGACACCGTTCCTAAGACGGCAGAGAACTTCCGCGCTCTCTGCACCGGCGAGAAAGGCGTCGGAAGGATGGGCAAGCCTTTGCACTACAAAGGCTCAACCTTCCACCgtgtgatcccagggttcatgtGTCAAGGAGGTGATTTCACCGCCGGAAACGGTACCGGAGGTGAATCAATCTACGGTGCCAAATTCGCCGACGAGAACTTCAAGAGGAAGCACACCGGTCCAGGAATCCTCTCCATGGCTAATGCTGGACCCGGAACCAACGGTTCTCAGTTCTTCATCTGTACCGCTAAGACTGAGTGGCTCGACGGCAAGCACGTTGTGTTCGGTCAAGTTGTTGAAGGCTATGATGTGATTAAGAAGGCTGAGGCTGTTGGATCTGGATCTGGAAGGTGCTCCAAGCCTGTTGTGGTTGCTGACTGTGGTCAACTCTCCTAG
- the LOC142173572 gene encoding uncharacterized protein LOC142173572 gives MSKIEENDTHVKAYLYDIGYHIWSRVHATVNRMWTMTLNIAESLNAVTKDARELPIVELLEYMRTLLERWTNEKLLKAKGTFTYLGKKYNKELEDNRILSQKMRLDELPCAHALAALRHRNESYENYCSPYYTRESLLHTYEIPVDPLPDESKWNVPQHIAEEVAIPPTGKREPERPQK, from the exons atgtcaaagattgaagagaaCGACACGCATGTTAAAGCATACCTATACGATATTGGCTATCACATATGGTCTCGGGTACATGCTACAGTGAACAGAATGTGGACGATGACATTAAACATTGCAGAGTCATTGAATGCGGTAACAAAAGATGCAAGAGAGTTGCCCATAGTAGAACTATTAGAGTATATGAGGACTCTTCTTGAACGTTGGACTAATGAAAAGTTATTGAAAGCAAAGGGTACATTCACATACCTTGgtaaaaaatacaacaaagagttgGAGGACAACAGGATATTATCGCAGAAGATGAGA CTTGATGAACTTCCTTGTGCACATGCTTTGGCTGCTTTGAGGCACAGGAATGAGTCTTATGAAAACTATTGTTCTCCTTATTACACGAGGGAGAGCCTTTTGCATACTTATGAAATACCAGTAGACCCGCTGCCTGATGAAAGTAAATGGAATGTGCCACAACATATAGCTGAAGAAGTTGCAATACCACCTACTGGGAAAAGAGAGCCAGAAAGACCTCAAAAATAA
- the LOC107773380 gene encoding uncharacterized protein LOC107773380: MGLQSLCGRVLLGLSLTLLLSSFCFADDKTIKVFGIGECADCKENNINTIHAFSGLHVSIDCKLENGEIKTRGEGELDKDGKFEVSLPKEMIKDGKLKEECYAQLHSASAAPCPAHNGIESSKIMIIKTDGKHSLKPTGNVKFSTALCTSAFLWPYFKYPPLPKLPPFPKDHPWKKNFPYFPPLNHFGHPFPLPPIPPIFKKPCPPTVPKPNPPSVPVYNPTPEPPVVKPLPPPVPTYKPKPMPPPVPIYKPKPEPPVVKPKPPSVPVYKPKPKPPSVPIYKPKPNPPPVPTYKPKPKPPVKKPCPPKAKPPAVPTYKPKPKPEPPVVKPLPPPVPIYKPTPKPPVVKPLPPPVPVYKPPVVKPLPPPVPVYKPPVVKPLPPPVPVYEPPVVKPLPPPVPIYKPIPPFYKKPCPPLPQLPPFPKVPPFHHPFFPPLPPSIPHP, encoded by the exons ATGGGGCTGCAGTCACTTTGTGGCAGAGTCCTCCTCGGACTGTCCCTGACTTTATTACTCTCTAGTTTCTGCTTTGCTGATGACAAGACAATCAAAGTTTTTGGAATTGGAGAATGCGCTGATTGCAAAGAGAATAACATTAACACCATTCATGCTTTCTCAG GGCTTCATGTAAGCATTGACTGCAAGCTTGAGAATGGAGAAATCAAAACAAGGGGTGAAGGAGAGCTTGACAAAGATGGCAAGTTTGAAGTGTCACTTCCTAAGGAAATGATAAAAGATGGCAAGCTAAAGGAAGAATGCTATGCACAATTACACAGTGCATCAGCTGCACCATGTCCTGCACACAATGGCATTGAATCTTCCAAGATTATGATCATCAAAACTGATGGAAAACACTCATTAAAACCTACTGGAAATGTTAAATTCTCAACAGCATTGTGCACTTCTGCTTTCTTGTGGCCTTACTTTAAATACCCACCATTGCCAAAGTTGCCACCTTTCCCTAAAGATCATCCTTGGAAGAAaaatttcccttattttccaCCATTGAATCACTTTGGCCACCCTTTCCCTCTTCCCCCTATTCCTCCCATTTTCAAAAAGCCATGTCCTCCTACAGTTCCAAAGCCAAATCCTCCTTCGGTTCCCGTTTACAATCCTACACCAGAACCACCAGTAGTAAAGCCACTTCCTCCTCCAGTTCCAACTTACAAACCAAAACCAATGCCTCCTCCAGTTCCCATTTACAAACCTAAACCAGAACCACCAGTAGTAAAGCCTAAGCCTCCTTCAGTTCCTGTTTACAAACCAAAACCAAAGCCTCCTTCAGTTCCCATTTACAAGCCCAAGCCTAATCCTCCTCCTGTTCCTACTTACAAGCCTAAACCAAAGCCTCCAGTTAAAAAGCCATGCCCTCCTAAAGCAAAGCCTCCTGCAGTTCCCACTTACAAACCCAAGCCCAAACCAGAACCACCAGTAGTAAAGCCACTTCCTCCTCCAGTTCCAATCTATAAACCAACACCAAAGCCACCAGTAGTAAAACCACTTCCTCCACCAGTTCCAGTATATAAGCCACCAGTAGTAAAGCCACTGCCTCCTCCAGTTCCAGTATACAAGCCGCCAGTAGTGAAGCCACTGCCTCCTCCAGTTCCAGTATACGAGCCACCAGTCGTAAAACCTCTGCCACCACCTGTTCCAATTTACAAGCCAATCCCACCATTCTACAAAAAACCATGCCCACCACTTCCACAGCTTCCACCTTTCCCTAAAGTTCCTCCTTTCCACCATCCATTCTTCCCACCACTTCCTCCTTCTATTCCTCACCCATAA